From a single Mesorhizobium shangrilense genomic region:
- a CDS encoding recombinase family protein, translated as MERHPGVPNATASKPRIRAAQYLRMSTEHQTYSIDNQRDAIRDYAEIMGYDIVATYEDAGRSGLNLGGRPGLQRLLADVESRKADFETVVVYDVSRWGRFQNIDESAVYEYRCLMAGVRIEFCAEQFVNDGSIGSDVLKAIKRSMAAEHSRMLSQKTFIGHARLIRMGFRQGAKAGFGLRRQLVDQHGRPKGILPSFEYKNLQADRIVLVLGPPDEIATVRWIFAHFVKTRKTQLQMARLLNTRGVLSDLGRPWTREAVHSLLTNENYIGNSVWNKRSTRLKSHATRNPPEQWVRVENVVEPIVDRKLFNRAQTVLKTIHRHTTNDEMLAALKALLARRGALSSLIIDDAPDCPPSSRYSWRFGTIVKAYELIGYQPLKSCRFIFVNRRIETIRLQVIQDLLAAIEKQGGVVTYDTEADLLRINEEITVAITIGRCRGSTFGYPHWFSKADREPLPDILVLIRMNPGDLIIRDYLIAPAHEIAGRSKLHVINGAQLDTYIFPTLGPLVRLAERATVGSMVPI; from the coding sequence ATGGAGAGACATCCAGGGGTGCCGAATGCGACCGCATCCAAGCCTAGAATCCGCGCCGCGCAGTATCTGCGAATGTCGACAGAGCACCAGACCTATTCGATCGACAACCAGAGGGATGCCATCCGCGACTATGCCGAGATAATGGGCTACGACATTGTCGCCACTTACGAGGACGCCGGTCGCAGCGGGCTCAACCTCGGGGGCCGCCCCGGCCTTCAGCGGCTGCTGGCCGACGTGGAAAGCCGGAAAGCCGATTTCGAAACAGTCGTGGTATACGATGTCAGCCGCTGGGGACGATTCCAGAACATCGATGAAAGCGCCGTGTATGAGTACCGGTGCCTGATGGCCGGCGTCCGGATCGAATTTTGCGCCGAGCAGTTCGTAAACGACGGCAGCATCGGGTCCGATGTCCTCAAAGCCATCAAACGCAGCATGGCGGCCGAGCACAGTCGCATGCTCTCGCAAAAAACATTCATTGGCCACGCGAGGCTGATCCGGATGGGGTTCCGACAGGGGGCAAAGGCAGGATTCGGCCTGCGCCGCCAACTGGTCGATCAACATGGACGTCCGAAAGGCATCCTTCCATCCTTCGAGTACAAGAACCTGCAGGCGGACCGCATCGTTCTGGTCCTAGGACCACCTGACGAGATCGCAACGGTGAGATGGATTTTTGCGCACTTTGTCAAAACACGGAAGACACAGCTGCAGATGGCAAGACTGCTCAACACGCGCGGCGTTCTATCCGACCTGGGGCGCCCATGGACGCGGGAGGCTGTGCACTCGTTGCTGACCAACGAAAACTACATCGGCAACAGTGTCTGGAACAAACGTTCGACAAGACTCAAGAGCCATGCAACCCGCAATCCCCCGGAACAGTGGGTGCGGGTGGAAAACGTTGTGGAGCCGATCGTCGACCGCAAGCTGTTCAACCGAGCGCAGACTGTCCTTAAAACTATCCATCGTCACACGACGAATGACGAGATGCTCGCCGCGCTCAAGGCGCTTCTGGCCCGTCGCGGCGCCTTGTCCTCTTTGATCATCGACGACGCGCCCGACTGTCCACCGTCGTCACGCTACAGTTGGCGGTTTGGAACAATCGTCAAAGCCTATGAGCTGATCGGATACCAGCCGCTCAAGAGCTGCCGCTTCATCTTCGTGAACCGACGCATAGAAACGATCAGGCTCCAGGTTATCCAGGATCTCCTGGCCGCGATTGAAAAGCAAGGCGGGGTTGTCACCTATGACACGGAGGCGGACCTCCTGCGGATCAACGAGGAGATCACGGTAGCGATCACAATAGGACGCTGCAGGGGCTCCACCTTCGGCTATCCACACTGGTTTTCGAAGGCTGATCGGGAGCCACTGCCGGACATTCTCGTCCTGATCCGAATGAATCCCGGGGATCTCATCATTCGGGACTATCTGATTGCTCCTGCGCATGAGATCGCAGGCAGATCGAAACTGCATGTCATCAATGGGGCACAGCTGGACACCTATATTTTTCCCACTCTCGGCCCGCTTGTGAGGCTGGCGGAGCGAGCGACCGTGGGGAGCATGGTGCCGATTTGA
- a CDS encoding plasmid partitioning protein RepB C-terminal domain-containing protein has translation MKSLTKDAAHRALENSGDRHARNIAAGQLGSKAKLFAPEFLATYEAECKRMRDFITKAEKSERRLDSIVGALEMMIGDKKFCVLLASEELVTMPISLAHKLSGATGEPHMFSPPGKPPSDAGENREPVSGICPDVLDVLRDSPVHPKIFGLLQKALPARQLEIVRLMVAMDRVRPTYARMLVALTPQAQLAKNFHPRAIANLAERKRGAMVLDLGRLSRAVLGAVEQRGQVGLELVAASRYFDRLMDNSRVVRYLARNFPGHFEEFHNLSVSFLK, from the coding sequence TTGAAAAGTTTGACCAAAGATGCCGCTCACCGCGCCCTGGAGAACAGCGGCGACAGGCACGCAAGGAATATTGCTGCTGGCCAACTAGGGTCCAAGGCAAAGCTCTTTGCGCCCGAATTTTTGGCGACCTACGAGGCCGAATGCAAACGCATGCGCGATTTCATAACGAAAGCAGAAAAGTCTGAACGGCGCCTGGATAGCATCGTCGGGGCACTTGAAATGATGATAGGCGACAAGAAATTTTGCGTACTTCTGGCGTCCGAGGAGCTCGTGACAATGCCAATATCATTGGCACACAAGTTATCAGGCGCGACTGGCGAGCCGCACATGTTTTCCCCTCCTGGAAAACCCCCTTCCGACGCCGGCGAAAACCGGGAACCTGTTAGCGGAATTTGCCCCGACGTCCTCGACGTGCTTCGGGACAGCCCAGTGCATCCGAAAATCTTCGGGTTGCTCCAGAAGGCGCTTCCAGCCAGGCAATTGGAGATTGTCCGTCTGATGGTGGCCATGGACCGGGTCAGGCCCACCTACGCAAGGATGCTCGTCGCCCTTACACCACAAGCTCAGCTGGCCAAGAACTTCCATCCCAGAGCGATCGCCAACCTGGCTGAACGCAAGCGAGGCGCGATGGTGCTCGATCTGGGCAGGCTGAGCCGTGCGGTTCTAGGCGCCGTGGAACAGCGTGGCCAGGTGGGTCTGGAGCTTGTCGCAGCCAGCCGCTATTTTGACCGGCTGATGGATAATTCCAGGGTGGTGCGATATCTGGCGCGCAATTTTCCTGGCCATTTTGAAGAGTTTCACAATTTGTCGGTGTCCTTCCTCAAATAG
- a CDS encoding glycosyltransferase family 25 protein has translation MEARGAVQIPHRGDHEQDDEQHDEHRHSSIHEAHLNSSYTVPRQRADRDKVSGTAGNVAEAAEASLVLVARNPWTCCAGTTRRSASSGQRSAIEFHVHRALAAGDWARCGRRSPGVEKRPERHLWIFTIRNSTDRAMAEFPTDKVFVRICHVKRGYEDRERHITAGFAPHGIPVNWFLDWDISDISAEEKARRVDSEKLLPAEVSCAMKHIGVWQEFLASGYPYCLVFEDDVILSNRFCRKFNEGLAEFADPDRNAVVYLGNGGNYYTALWQLKKGRHLYPAPHCRNTDSYLITRRVAEARCAWFAANKITLPIDHQIDRIDAQNGVEVLWFERPIVEQGTQNGTFSTSIVGRKSRARFYQRLEWNWKKYRRQLFGYTSRPQR, from the coding sequence ATGGAAGCAAGGGGCGCTGTTCAGATCCCGCATCGCGGTGATCACGAACAGGATGATGAACAGCACGACGAGCATCGCCACTCCTCCATCCACGAAGCCCATCTGAACTCCTCTTACACCGTGCCACGGCAACGCGCTGACAGGGACAAGGTTTCAGGAACAGCAGGGAATGTCGCAGAGGCGGCCGAAGCGAGCCTTGTTCTGGTGGCCAGGAACCCTTGGACTTGCTGTGCCGGCACGACCAGAAGATCGGCCTCATCAGGGCAGCGATCGGCGATCGAGTTCCATGTTCACCGGGCTTTGGCCGCAGGGGACTGGGCACGATGTGGCCGGCGTTCGCCTGGCGTGGAGAAACGGCCTGAGCGCCACCTCTGGATTTTCACGATCCGGAACAGTACAGACAGGGCCATGGCAGAATTTCCAACCGATAAAGTCTTTGTCCGCATATGCCACGTCAAGCGCGGCTACGAGGACCGAGAGCGTCACATCACGGCAGGCTTCGCGCCGCATGGCATTCCCGTAAATTGGTTCCTGGACTGGGACATCTCCGACATTTCCGCTGAGGAAAAAGCGCGGCGTGTCGATTCCGAGAAGCTGCTGCCTGCCGAAGTTTCATGCGCGATGAAACATATCGGCGTCTGGCAGGAGTTCCTGGCGAGCGGCTATCCCTACTGCCTTGTTTTCGAAGACGATGTCATTTTGTCCAACCGCTTCTGCCGGAAATTCAACGAAGGCCTGGCCGAATTCGCGGATCCAGATCGGAATGCCGTCGTCTATCTCGGCAATGGCGGAAATTATTACACAGCGCTGTGGCAATTGAAAAAAGGCAGGCATCTATATCCCGCGCCACACTGCCGCAACACGGATTCCTACCTGATCACGCGGCGTGTCGCGGAAGCGCGATGCGCCTGGTTTGCGGCCAACAAGATCACCTTGCCGATCGACCATCAGATCGATCGGATCGACGCCCAGAACGGCGTTGAGGTCCTTTGGTTCGAGCGCCCTATCGTCGAACAGGGCACGCAGAATGGAACGTTTTCCACCTCGATAGTCGGCCGAAAATCCCGCGCGCGCTTTTATCAGCGTCTGGAATGGAACTGGAAGAAATATCGGCGCCAGTTGTTTGGCTACACTTCCAGGCCCCAAAGGTAA
- a CDS encoding ABC transporter permease: MSQLFQEAIIVSILAATIRTMTPLLFSAMGELITQRAGIWNMGVEGTMLTGAFAAYIAATTTGSLWFAVLAAILAGALMGAIIAFMTATLRVDHFIAGLGLNLLAGGLTLYWFQSYIQGRAQPTFSGFQDVAIPMLSDIPVIGPILFSQRALTYVALFVVPLVWFLLYRSRYGLELRCLGENPKALDVKGLSVTARQFAAVMTGSALTGLGGGFLMLGFSDRFLADFTAGRGWIVIVALIAGNWKPKGVLIAVIAFAFLESLATHLQVLGAQVPHQLLLALPYLASIVLLMGVRFRTGQPTRLGIPYKRE, encoded by the coding sequence ATGAGCCAGCTATTCCAGGAAGCAATCATCGTCAGCATCCTTGCCGCCACCATCCGCACCATGACGCCCCTGTTGTTTTCGGCGATGGGCGAGCTCATCACGCAGCGTGCCGGCATCTGGAACATGGGTGTGGAAGGCACGATGCTGACAGGCGCCTTTGCCGCCTACATCGCCGCAACGACGACAGGTTCGCTGTGGTTTGCGGTTCTCGCGGCGATCCTTGCCGGTGCCTTGATGGGCGCCATCATCGCCTTCATGACTGCGACCTTGCGCGTCGACCATTTCATCGCCGGCCTCGGGCTCAACCTGCTCGCCGGTGGGCTGACGCTCTATTGGTTCCAAAGCTACATCCAGGGCCGGGCGCAGCCGACATTTTCCGGTTTCCAGGACGTCGCCATCCCGATGCTTTCCGACATTCCGGTGATCGGGCCGATCCTGTTCTCGCAACGCGCGCTGACCTACGTCGCACTGTTTGTCGTGCCGCTGGTGTGGTTCCTGCTCTATCGCAGCCGCTACGGGCTCGAGTTGCGTTGCCTGGGCGAAAACCCCAAGGCGCTAGACGTCAAAGGCCTGAGCGTGACCGCCCGCCAGTTCGCTGCTGTGATGACCGGCAGCGCGCTCACGGGTCTCGGCGGCGGCTTCCTGATGCTCGGCTTTTCAGACCGCTTTCTCGCCGACTTCACGGCCGGGCGCGGCTGGATCGTCATCGTGGCCCTGATCGCGGGGAACTGGAAACCCAAGGGGGTGCTGATCGCGGTGATAGCCTTCGCCTTTCTCGAATCGCTCGCCACCCATCTACAGGTGCTCGGCGCACAAGTGCCGCACCAGTTGCTGCTGGCACTGCCTTACCTGGCGTCGATCGTGCTTCTCATGGGCGTTCGCTTCCGGACCGGCCAGCCGACGCGCCTCGGCATACCGTACAAGCGGGAGTGA
- a CDS encoding ABC transporter permease: protein MIRFEPRTERDSLWTATSFAIAVAAGLAVSALLLASTGADVGQVFAALVQGAVGSPKAMATTLVKATPIILTGLATVIAFRAQLWSIGQEGQVFAGAMGGYLGGQLLAGMPPLLFFPGVLASGMAAGMGLGWLAAQLRNRFGVSEIISTVMLNYLVIYLLSWLLQGGPWGEHGTTISYQQSPMLPDETFLPALFGSNRLHAGVLLPFLAAALCAVVMSRTPLGYEIRGLGYNPEALRHKGVNIARTVTIILLTSGGLAALAGATELFGVAHRLRADNLVGLGYTGIIVGMIGGLRPLGTVMAGLFFGGLASGAVYMRVLGDVPASLVPAIQGITLFFFLCAGVLARYRVVRVAVQ, encoded by the coding sequence ATGATCCGTTTCGAACCGAGAACCGAGCGCGACAGCCTATGGACCGCCACGTCCTTCGCTATCGCCGTTGCCGCTGGACTTGCTGTGTCCGCCCTGCTGCTCGCCTCGACCGGCGCCGATGTCGGGCAGGTCTTTGCGGCACTCGTGCAAGGCGCGGTCGGGTCGCCAAAAGCAATGGCCACCACGCTGGTGAAGGCGACGCCGATCATCCTGACCGGGCTTGCCACCGTTATTGCCTTCAGGGCGCAGCTCTGGAGCATCGGTCAGGAAGGCCAGGTGTTTGCCGGCGCCATGGGCGGTTACCTCGGCGGGCAACTGCTGGCCGGCATGCCGCCGCTGCTATTTTTCCCGGGTGTGCTGGCGTCCGGCATGGCGGCCGGCATGGGGCTCGGCTGGCTTGCCGCCCAGTTGAGGAATCGCTTCGGCGTCAGCGAGATCATCTCGACGGTGATGCTGAATTACCTCGTCATCTATCTGCTGTCCTGGCTGCTGCAAGGCGGCCCGTGGGGCGAGCACGGTACCACCATCTCCTACCAGCAGTCGCCGATGCTTCCGGACGAGACTTTTCTGCCGGCTCTGTTCGGTAGCAACAGATTGCATGCAGGCGTGCTGTTGCCGTTTCTCGCTGCGGCTCTTTGCGCAGTGGTGATGTCGCGGACACCGCTTGGTTATGAGATCCGCGGCCTCGGCTACAATCCCGAGGCGCTGCGGCACAAGGGCGTCAACATTGCCCGCACCGTCACCATCATCCTGTTGACGAGCGGTGGTCTCGCTGCCCTTGCCGGTGCGACAGAGTTGTTTGGGGTGGCGCATCGGCTGCGGGCCGACAACCTTGTCGGCCTTGGATATACCGGCATCATCGTCGGTATGATCGGCGGCCTCAGGCCGCTCGGCACGGTCATGGCAGGACTGTTCTTCGGTGGGCTAGCGAGCGGCGCAGTCTACATGCGGGTGCTTGGCGATGTGCCGGCGTCACTCGTGCCGGCCATCCAGGGCATAACCCTGTTTTTCTTCCTTTGCGCCGGGGTGCTGGCGCGTTACCGCGTGGTGAGGGTTGCCGTCCAATGA
- a CDS encoding ABC transporter ATP-binding protein produces MSTALRVEGLTKRFAGVAANDDVDFDLRPGEIHCLFGENGAGKSTLSSCIFGFYRPDKGQIFVRDQPVQIASPIDAIRHGIGMVHQHFVLVPEFTVLENIIVGTQRSGWRLNAAEARQKLKAICDGYGIDIDFDAYVWELPVGRQQWVEILKALYLGAEILILDEPTAVLTPAESRILFDIMGKMCARGLSIILITHKLIEVMQSNRVTVLRKGKVVATLNTVETSPDELARLMVGRDVSFTIMKPELQPGETVVAVKGLIALGHWGEAVLKDVSFSVARHEILGIAGVAGNGQKELFEVLCGVRKPQSGSIRLMDEEIAGLTPRCLMDRGVGHIPDDRFREGLVPEFNVAENLVLGWQRSPKYRRGPLINSKAITKLSREMIVEYQIATRDEKVAAGKLSGGNAQKIIIAREFLHASGLMLANQPTRGLDVGVIEYVHAQLLRKRADGFAIILASEELSDLFGLADRIAVMFKGEIMGIVDPRNTTVAEVGAMMAGRREEIIQ; encoded by the coding sequence ATGTCCACTGCCTTGCGTGTCGAAGGCTTGACCAAGCGTTTCGCTGGCGTTGCCGCCAACGACGATGTCGACTTCGATCTCCGTCCCGGGGAGATCCACTGCCTTTTTGGCGAAAATGGAGCTGGGAAGTCAACTCTCTCATCGTGCATCTTCGGCTTCTATCGCCCAGACAAGGGGCAGATATTTGTCCGTGACCAGCCTGTTCAGATCGCCTCGCCGATCGACGCGATCCGCCACGGCATCGGCATGGTGCACCAGCATTTCGTGCTGGTGCCGGAATTCACCGTGCTCGAGAACATCATTGTCGGCACCCAGCGCTCGGGCTGGCGGCTCAACGCAGCCGAGGCAAGGCAAAAGCTCAAGGCCATCTGCGATGGTTACGGCATCGACATCGATTTCGATGCCTATGTGTGGGAATTGCCGGTTGGCCGCCAGCAATGGGTGGAGATATTGAAGGCGCTCTACCTTGGCGCCGAGATCCTCATTCTCGATGAGCCGACGGCGGTGTTGACGCCGGCGGAGTCGCGCATCCTGTTCGATATCATGGGCAAGATGTGCGCACGGGGCCTGTCGATAATCCTCATCACCCACAAGCTGATCGAGGTCATGCAGTCCAACCGGGTCACGGTGCTGCGCAAGGGCAAGGTCGTGGCGACACTCAACACTGTCGAAACGTCTCCGGACGAGCTCGCCCGGCTGATGGTCGGCCGCGATGTCTCGTTCACGATCATGAAGCCGGAGCTGCAACCGGGCGAGACGGTGGTCGCCGTCAAGGGACTGATCGCGCTTGGACACTGGGGCGAGGCAGTATTGAAGGATGTTTCCTTTTCGGTGGCACGCCACGAGATTCTTGGTATCGCAGGCGTTGCCGGCAACGGGCAAAAGGAGCTGTTCGAGGTCCTGTGCGGGGTGCGTAAACCGCAGAGTGGCTCGATCCGGCTGATGGACGAGGAGATCGCCGGGCTCACTCCCCGCTGTCTAATGGACCGTGGTGTCGGACATATCCCGGATGATCGTTTCCGGGAGGGGCTGGTCCCGGAATTCAACGTTGCGGAAAACCTGGTGCTGGGCTGGCAGCGCAGCCCGAAATACCGCAGAGGCCCGCTGATAAACAGCAAGGCCATCACCAAGCTGTCACGAGAAATGATCGTCGAGTACCAGATCGCCACGCGTGACGAGAAGGTCGCGGCCGGAAAGCTGTCCGGAGGTAACGCGCAGAAGATTATCATCGCGCGTGAATTCCTGCATGCATCCGGTCTGATGCTCGCCAACCAGCCGACACGCGGTCTCGATGTCGGCGTCATCGAATATGTGCACGCGCAGCTGCTCAGGAAGCGCGCGGACGGGTTCGCCATCATCCTTGCCTCGGAGGAATTGAGTGACCTGTTCGGCCTCGCCGACCGCATCGCGGTCATGTTCAAGGGCGAGATCATGGGCATCGTCGATCCCAGGAACACGACCGTCGCAGAGGTGGGGGCCATGATGGCGGGACGCCGGGAGGAGATAATCCAATGA
- a CDS encoding BMP family lipoprotein: MFMIFVRRVAALSALVVALIAIGPGLARATEPDKLRVAVILSAGIESGWDGTLIQALERVKAKKPHGLDITWKYTDPLWGDDAGDAMRLFAESGQYDIIWAHSTYSDQVKKLKDEFPNILFVVVGSGNEGLGGNQYWVYKRVNEPAYLLGTIAGKMTKSNKLGVVGTYPADDVNDEINAFFAGAKAANPKVERTVAFIESWYDPAKAAEYTSAQIATGADLIFQLTGNFKPCEEAKILCFGNFQDQQSFSPSTVLSSTVALWDPDVEHVIDAWWAHKAEGKPYAGNTDKQWFSMKDGGSAMAPYGELEAKLPDNVRADVEALKAKIMAGTFEVPVDVSDPKAH, from the coding sequence ATGTTTATGATCTTCGTCAGAAGAGTGGCGGCACTGTCCGCGCTCGTCGTCGCTCTCATCGCTATCGGTCCAGGACTGGCAAGGGCCACCGAACCCGACAAACTCCGTGTCGCGGTGATCCTGTCCGCCGGAATTGAAAGCGGCTGGGACGGCACGCTTATCCAGGCGCTGGAACGAGTGAAAGCCAAGAAGCCGCATGGTCTCGACATCACCTGGAAGTACACTGACCCGTTATGGGGAGACGATGCCGGAGACGCAATGCGGCTGTTCGCCGAGAGCGGTCAGTATGACATCATCTGGGCTCACAGCACCTATTCGGACCAGGTGAAGAAGCTCAAGGACGAGTTTCCCAACATCTTGTTCGTCGTCGTCGGCTCCGGCAATGAAGGCCTCGGCGGCAACCAGTACTGGGTCTACAAGCGTGTGAATGAGCCAGCCTATCTGCTTGGTACCATCGCTGGCAAGATGACGAAGTCGAACAAGCTTGGCGTCGTCGGCACGTACCCGGCGGATGACGTGAATGATGAGATCAACGCCTTTTTCGCCGGCGCCAAGGCGGCAAATCCCAAGGTCGAGCGAACCGTCGCCTTCATCGAATCCTGGTATGATCCGGCCAAGGCCGCCGAATACACCTCTGCCCAGATCGCCACCGGCGCCGATTTGATCTTCCAGCTGACCGGCAACTTCAAGCCGTGTGAGGAAGCCAAGATCCTTTGCTTCGGCAACTTCCAGGATCAGCAGTCGTTTTCGCCCTCGACGGTACTGTCAAGCACGGTCGCCCTGTGGGATCCCGACGTGGAACACGTCATCGATGCATGGTGGGCCCACAAGGCCGAGGGCAAGCCCTATGCCGGCAACACCGACAAGCAATGGTTCTCGATGAAGGATGGTGGCTCGGCCATGGCGCCCTATGGCGAACTCGAGGCCAAGCTGCCGGACAACGTCCGCGCTGATGTCGAAGCACTGAAGGCCAAGATCATGGCGGGTACTTTCGAGGTTCCGGTCGACGTGTCGGATCCAAAGGCGCATTGA